In the Saccharococcus thermophilus genome, AAGATAAACAATGCCATCGTAATATATACAGAACCCATTAATTTTCCTAACGATACCAACGAACCGATTCCAAACGTGCCAATCGTATACGCCATCGCGCCGAACGCAGCAATTGGCGATACTTTCATGACCATATTAACAACACCGAAGAAAATATCTGCTAAACGTTCAAATAATGCGATAACCGGTTTTGCTTTTTCCCCTAATCCCGCCGCAGCAAGACCGAATAGGACGGCAAAGAATAAAATCGGCAATAATTCGCCTTTCGCTAACGCTCCAACGACGTTATCCGGAATGATATTGAGCAAAAATTCAATAACGCCATGATTTACTTCTTCCGCCTGTTTCGTATATTGCGATATATCGCCGCCTTTTACGGCATGGATATTAAACCCTACCCCTGGTTTAATCACATTGACAACAATAATTCCGATCGCTAGCGCAAACGTCGTGACGATTTCAAAATAAATGAGCGCTTTTCCCCCAATGCGGCCAACCTTTTTCAAATCCCCCATGTTTCCGATTCCGATGACAACCGTGAAGAAAATAATCGGCGCAATCACCATTTTAATTAGCTTAATAAATGCATCCGCCAGCACTTTCAATTTTGCGCCAAATTCAGGGAATAAAAAACCAACGATAATTCCTAATATAATTCCAAGAATGACTTGCACGGTTAAGTTTTTAAACTTGCTCCGCATTTCTCCCCTCTCCTTTCGTTGTCTTGATAACGCTTTCAAATATCATGTTACTGTAATGTTCAGAAAATAAAAATATTATGGTAATAATGGTCTTTTTGGTCTTTTTGGTCTTGCAAAAAAGCGGCCCTATGTTGAAAGGCCGCTTTCCGTTTTATTTTTGTTGGATTTCACGAAGCAGTTTGTCGCCAAACTCTTCCTTAAACTGCTGATACAACGGGGCAAATTTCTTCTTCCATTTCTCTTTTTCCTCGTTTGACAACTCATAAATATAGACATTCCTATTTTTCTTCATTTTTTCCAACTGCAGTTCATTTTGTTTTTGCGATTCGCGCAAATTCCATTTTGTTGTTTCTTGAATAGCTTCGGTTATTTTTTGCTGAATATCTTTCGGCAAGCTTTCCCAAAATGATTTATTCATCATCACCGCATAACCCAGATACCCATGATTGCTGATCGTTATATATGGCTGGAATTTGTAAAAGTCTTTTGAGTAAATATTGGAAATGGTGTTTTCTTGCCCATCAAACTCGTGCTTTTCTAAAGATCGGTACACGTGGTCAAAAGGAACAGCAATCGGTTCGCCGCCTAACAAACGAAATTGTTTTTCAATCACTGCGCTCGGCATGATGCGAAAGCGCAGTCCGCGAAAATCGTCAAGATGAATGAGCGGGTGGGTCGTGCTCATCATTTGCTTAAACCCGTTGCTCCACAACGCTAATCCTTTAATTCCTTTTTGGTCTAGCATTGCCAAAAGCTGCGCTCCGACCTCTCCAGTAAACGTCCGTTCCACATCGCTGTAATCATGAAATAAGAACGGCAAATCTAGCACTTGCCATTCAGGAATTAATTCCGTTACTTTGGAAAACGAAGGGGCAATCATTTGCACGTCTCCGCGCAACAATGCATCGATTTCCTCGTCATCGGAATACAACGAGCCGTTCGGGAATACTTCTACTTTTACCCGTCCATTCGTCTTTTTCTCTACCAGCTCAGCAAACTTTTGCGCTGCCAGTCCCTTCGGAGTATCTTCTGCCACTACGTGGCTAAAATAAATGACAATTTGTTTTTTCAACCCTTTTTGCTCATCGTCATACACTATATTTTCTTTATGAAAATGTTGCGTTTCTAGCCACACGACGCTGACGATGCAAAACGGCAAAATCAGAAACGCCAACCACCATCGCTTTTTCATTTTCCACACCGTTTCCGAGATTGTTTTATTCAAATTTTATCATATTGTTGTGAAAATGCTAAAATAAATACAAATATATTCATCCTTTGCCGCAAAAGAGGTCTAGCACAATGCATCGGTTATCGATCCGTTGGAAAATTACGATCTTAATTTTCTTTATCGTCAGTTTCTCCTTGCTGTTAAGCGGGATATTTGTTATCGGTGATTTCTTCCATACGAAAGAAGAAGAACTGCAGCAACGCGCCTTGTTAACCGCACGTACGGTATCGGAACTGCCTGAAATTAAATCGCATATAGTGGGAAGCAAAAAAGAACGCGCTTCGATCAACATCATTGTCGAACGCGTCCGCATTATTCACAACGCCGACTATATTGTTGTGCTCGATATGAATAAAATCCGGCTTTCCCACCCGATCCCATCAATGATTGGCCGTGTTTCTCACGGCGCTGATGAAGGACCTGCCTTCGCCGAACATACTTACACATCGAAAGCGCGCGGCGAAATTGGCACCGTCATTCGTGCATTCGTCCCGATTATGAGTCAAGATCACCAACAAATTGGGGTCGTGATCGCCGCGTACCGGCTGCCAACCTTTTTTGAAGCGATCGGTGCTGTAAAGGAAGAAATTTTCATTACGATAAGCCTTTCTTTATTGATTGGCGGTATTGGCGCTTGGTTGCTTGCTTCTCATATCAAGCGGCAAATGTTTCAGCTTGAACCGCATGAAATTGCCAAGCTCCTTGTCGAGCGTACCGAAGCATTTAACGCCATGCATGAAGGAGTCATCGCGATCGATAGTGATGAAAAAATTACGATTTTTAATGACCGGGCTAAACGGATGTTTGGCATCGAAGGAGACGTTATCGGTAAACCAATTCGTGCTATTATTCCAGACACACGTCTACCTGAAATATTAGAAATTAATCAACCTATTTATAACAAAGAATTACAAATAGGAAACTTAACGATTTGGAGCAATCGCATTCCAATTAGAGTAAACGGCAAAACAGTTGGTGCCATCGCTATTTTCCAAGATCGTACCGAAGTGAAGAAACTGGCCGAAGAGTTGACAGGTGTTAAAGCGTTTGTCAATGCCTTGCGTGTACAAAACCATGAATATATGAATAAACTACATACGATCGCCGGATTAATTCAATTAGGATATCAAGAAAAAGCGCTTGAATACGTATTTCAAGTGACAGAAGAACAGGAAGAACTGACCCGGTTTTTAAGCAAACATATTAAGGACGAAAGTATTTCCGGTCTTCTTCTTAGCAAAATCCGGCGCGGCAAAGAACTAGGCATTCGCGTCATCATCGACCGTCATAGCCGCCT is a window encoding:
- a CDS encoding dicarboxylate/amino acid:cation symporter produces the protein MRSKFKNLTVQVILGIILGIIVGFLFPEFGAKLKVLADAFIKLIKMVIAPIIFFTVVIGIGNMGDLKKVGRIGGKALIYFEIVTTFALAIGIIVVNVIKPGVGFNIHAVKGGDISQYTKQAEEVNHGVIEFLLNIIPDNVVGALAKGELLPILFFAVLFGLAAAGLGEKAKPVIALFERLADIFFGVVNMVMKVSPIAAFGAMAYTIGTFGIGSLVSLGKLMGSVYITMALFIFGVLGVIAKFYGFNIFKFIAYIKEEILLVLGTSSSESALPRLMERLEKYGCSKSVVGLVVPTGYSFNLDGTSIYLSMAAMFIAQAYGIDLSIWQELTLLGILMLTSKGAAGVTGSGFITLAATLAAFPMIPVEGIALLLGVDRFMSEARAITNIIGNAVATVVVSKMENEFHPSEEQSTERTEMIIAK
- a CDS encoding DctP family TRAP transporter solute-binding subunit, giving the protein MKKRWWLAFLILPFCIVSVVWLETQHFHKENIVYDDEQKGLKKQIVIYFSHVVAEDTPKGLAAQKFAELVEKKTNGRVKVEVFPNGSLYSDDEEIDALLRGDVQMIAPSFSKVTELIPEWQVLDLPFLFHDYSDVERTFTGEVGAQLLAMLDQKGIKGLALWSNGFKQMMSTTHPLIHLDDFRGLRFRIMPSAVIEKQFRLLGGEPIAVPFDHVYRSLEKHEFDGQENTISNIYSKDFYKFQPYITISNHGYLGYAVMMNKSFWESLPKDIQQKITEAIQETTKWNLRESQKQNELQLEKMKKNRNVYIYELSNEEKEKWKKKFAPLYQQFKEEFGDKLLREIQQK
- a CDS encoding ATP-binding protein is translated as MHRLSIRWKITILIFFIVSFSLLLSGIFVIGDFFHTKEEELQQRALLTARTVSELPEIKSHIVGSKKERASINIIVERVRIIHNADYIVVLDMNKIRLSHPIPSMIGRVSHGADEGPAFAEHTYTSKARGEIGTVIRAFVPIMSQDHQQIGVVIAAYRLPTFFEAIGAVKEEIFITISLSLLIGGIGAWLLASHIKRQMFQLEPHEIAKLLVERTEAFNAMHEGVIAIDSDEKITIFNDRAKRMFGIEGDVIGKPIRAIIPDTRLPEILEINQPIYNKELQIGNLTIWSNRIPIRVNGKTVGAIAIFQDRTEVKKLAEELTGVKAFVNALRVQNHEYMNKLHTIAGLIQLGYQEKALEYVFQVTEEQEELTRFLSKHIKDESISGLLLSKIRRGKELGIRVIIDRHSRLHAFPAALDHHDFVVILGNLIENAFESFRGITDREKEIYVSIEQNDEICSLSVEDNGQGIEEEHLDRIFEEGFSTKGKNGRGLGLYLVKHIVEKGKGHIEVKSEKGKGTIFTITFDM